CGCGCGCGCGTCGGCAACCGAGGCTGGGATCGAGGAGATCCAGGGATTCCCCGAGGAGCGTTAAATAAAAGAACCTTCGGCGCTGTTCGTTTCTCCCGACGCTTGTTTCCGGTTGGTCCCAGACCCGGTTGGACGGACCGCAACACACAGAAACACAGAAACACGCGGCACGCGTTAAGAAGAAGATCTCGGTGTTATCGGACCATCTCCGCGCGCTCGACGCCTCTGCGGCCATTCTCGTCGTTGCCTCTCGCCTCGCCATCATGGTCATCGTCATTCACGCCCTCATGTTTCGCCGTCGTCGAGACATCGCGCCACGAAAACGGCCGAGGCCGAGGAAACGCGGCAAGACCAAAGCcaagaaaaagaagagggagagagagagagcagaaGCGAGTGCGACGAAACCGTCTCGCGCTCGTTCCTCCCCTAACCTTCCGCGTCCGGTTGTTCCTCGATGACAGACTGTGCTTCGAACGAGCCGTGCGCGGGTCGAGGACGCGAGGACGGAAGGAGACATTCGTGACTGGAGAACGGAACCGTGAAGGATCGAGTCGAACGATCGAAGGAATCCACGGGATCCGTCGCGGTGGCTGGGGAAGTCCCGTTTCTTCGTCTCCGCCGCTGCTCGGGGTTCCCCGTGTCCTGGCTAGGTTTAGCCCTGCTTTCCAGCTCCTGTGCAAACTTCGAGGGTCAACGGTCAGCGCTGTCCAGCTGGGACCACGAGACTTCCGCCGACGCGGATCGAAAGGATTCCGGAGAACGATGTTGTCGGTTGCCCTTGTACATACCTGTACAGACCCAACGGGGACGCCGTCGACGTCGGAGGTGTCGCCTGGAAGCAGGACAGCCAGCATCGCGGAACGGGACGAGACCCGAACGGTTCAGGACGACGGCCAGGACAGTGAAACGAGAATCGTTCTTCTCGTTCGAGCGGGCCGTTACCAATGTACATACATGTGTGTTCGAGCTGGGAGGCGGCAGTTGGTTGTCGCGACTCTCTCGACAGTGGTTCTCGACCTCTTGCACCGTGATCATCGGTACCATCCTCGAATCGGTCTCttcgagaaacgaacgaaatatcGGTTTCCTCGAAAGTCTCGTCGACCGTTTAGATTTCTGAATGTTGTCGTTTTCAAACAGCCTGTACATAGCAGGAGTACATTCGGCACGCTCGAGAACCACTGCTCCAGTCGGTCGGAGCAACCCTCGCGGGCGGACACGCGAAAGCGAGCCGGTGAATCGAACTGTACGCCTCTTTCCCCCGTAACGTCTCGACTGCCTTCTCCCGAGCCGCGCTACGACCCTTCAGCCTTTAACCCCTCGCACTGAAAAGTCTCGGGAAACATTCGACGTTCCCTGGCGAGACGCGGACGAGATCTCCGAGAGCTGTTTCGTCTGGATATTAAGCTTCGCGGTGAATATCGAACccgatcgatcgttcgatctcgcctctcgagtgcgaagggtcaaCCGAAGGAGAACCTATCGGATTCGTTCGACGATGCTAACGGATCGCGAGATCGACGCTGCTCCCGTACCCTCGCGTTTCACGCCTTCCTCGAGCACTCGGCCGAGTGACGCGTCACTCTACCGACTCtcgtgcacgcacgcacgcacgcacgcgatcTTTCCGAGCACACTCGCTTCTTTTTCCGTCGTCGACGGCCGGCGTTGTTGTCTGTTTCAACCTGATCGCACGTAAATCGCAAGAGAATCTTGAACACGGTCCAAGTCGTTCCAACCGTTAACCGTCGCGCGTCCTTATAAGTTGCTCGTGGCaaactgttattaataataatcgttCGAGACCAGATATTTTCCGAAATACTTTCCATCCATTCAAACGGAAACCTGCGAATACCTCGAAACCAAAGACACTCCGTTCCCGAAGCGAACCTCGCATTTGTTACACGTCACGAGAGGTCAAGGTCTTCCTGTCGCGACGAGCCTTCGAGAAAACCCCGAGGTCGCGGGAGCAGCGCCGTCGTTCTCCTCGTTGCGCGAAAGAAGAGCCCTCGAAGAAACGTGGCTCCAATCGGGTCCCTTTTCCTTGTTACCGATCGACACGAAGTCGAttgacccttcgcactcgagaggtgattctcggtCACCGCGTGACTCGATGCagcgaaactataaaacttaatGTTTAACGTTGAACTGTACATAGTGCATCGGTGTGCGTTTAATTGcggtaaaacagctttgtttcacGATTTACCTGCGACTTCTCGTTGAGTTCGTCTCAAAAAATCTCTTCTTCGTCTAGTTAGGAAATGTTAAGTATCCCTGACGAGacgcttccgagtgcaaagggttaaagagcaACGACGATTTCAAAAACCCATAATCCGAGGCTCTTCTCCCATACGATGACCAGTCGAATCGCTTCTCGGGTGCTCGACGGAGAACCGGAAGGGGGACGCAGCGGCCGAGGATCGTAGAATCGTTAGAAAAAATCTGTTCCACGGAACAGGTTCGTTCGATCCGGCATTGTCCGACGATTTCACCCGTGGAAAACCGAAACGTGCCACTGCCCGAGGTACCGAGACGCCTGACGTCGACAATTCGATTTCCTAGCGTTCAACCCTTTCGCCGGGGCCGAGAACCGCGGagatccttaaccctttgcactcgagaggcgccttccagtcgCCGTTCGATTTaacccaagaaaattgtaaaataacaaattcaatgttaaatttcatATAACGTACGAACAACctgaaacatcgaaataaaatagttctgtcgctaaatttattctttacgttaattaattcaattaattaaagaaatatcattgacatttcatcggaaagtaacgaatatttatcgagagaaatactctcgagtgcaaagggttaatatcgaatatcaaagtttacagttttgctgtttCAAATCATTCGGCGACTTAGAGGCGCaaatggagtgcaaagggttgaaacgtgCTCGATATTCTCCTATTGTCTTCTCCGTCTGCCTGCCCTCGTCGTTCCCGCAGCTTGTAAACCGTAATCCGTGAACCGTAGTCCTTCCTCGCGGGAGAATATCGCTCGCGTCGAATCGACCTTGCGTCCCTGTACCATAAGCAATAAAACAATGGGAAACGAGACGGGAAGGAAATCGTCGAAGGAGAAGGGACCGATGGATCACGCGAGGTAAACTCTCGGTGATCCAGTATCCGGAGAACCGTCGATCCACGGACACCGCGTGCAGTGTCCCCTCGAACGGCTGGATCGATTCGGATCGATTCTGTCCGTACTATTCGAAGAAGTTGCGTTCGTCGCGCGAGCTGTTCTGTGCATAGTGCTGTAACGAAAATTGTTCGCGtgtgactctctctctctctctttctttctctttctctttctctttctttctttctctcgctctgtTTCTAATGATTTTTGCTTTCTGGGTGTTCGTTAGAAGTGTTCTCGTGGCGTCCATGGTTTTGTTTTCCATTTAGAAACGTTACGCGTTGAGCGGTGTAAACGGAGTCGCTCAAGATGGCGGAACGTGACGAGAACGGGATGGGAAAGGAGCGCGGGATCTCGCGGAGCCGCGATTGGATTTTTCTTCGCGAATAAGATGAAACTGTCTGTCGCTTTTTATTCATTATCGACTATCGAAGAAACGTTCTATtttacacatacacacatagaCACACAGACACGTGACACAGGAGTATAAGACACAGAGACACGACCTCCGTATCGTCCTGTTGTTTAGAATTTCGTCGTTGATTTTCTAGTGAAACGCAAGATCGGAGAATACGGTAGAGAATGTTGTTAAACCGGAGAATAGTTTGTTGTTCCGTAAAGAGAAAGCGTCGAGGGTCTCTGTCGTGTCCTCGTTATTTAATCTCAGTCGGCAGAGATGGGCTACATTTTCCTCGGATAGCATAATGGTAATGGTAACGATAACgattacgataataataataataataataatggtaatgataatgataatgataatgataatgataatgataatggttAATCGTAATGCTaatgatgaataaataaacgacGTTTGTGCGAATTCACACAGTCTCTAGCGTGACGAAGGTTTCAACACGGACGTTCGGTTTCCTTTGTcgattctttctcttttctcacttttctcttttccttttcgttcaattccgaaactaattaaacaagcTCGTCAACCCCTCGCCTTACGATTAACGCGTCGGACTCGTAAAACTTCCGAATTGAATTCGACAGATGtgaatgtcatttatttatttttaacgcgAACGAAATATCGTCTGTCGTCGATCCTCGACAGTTCCAGCGAACGTGGACGCTGAACGAGTGGAAGGTTCTCGTCTCTCTATCGGAATCGAACGATACAGTCGCGTCGGGTACAGTTCAGAGGtcgtagggtaaggggttaagacTCGTTAAAGTTTCCGACGAACGCGACGAATTGCACGTGCGATGTCCCAGGATTTCCGGTGAAATCGACCGGGTCGATTGAATCTCGATTGGTTCGAACGCGCCGGAAATCGATCGACCGTTCCGGTGTatcgatcgatcgtcgatcgtTTCCCTTGTCACGCGCTTCGTCGGACGTTCCCGTTTTGGGAGGAATTTGGTGGATTTTATACGATTCTCCGATTCGATCGCCGCTGTCGGCCAGAATATCCTGAGACAACGCGCTTCGAACcgatttctctctttcttttcgcGCATAGCAaatatttcatcgtttcttttcttttctcttgtttcCTCGTTTATTCGAGATGATCGCCCATCTCGGCCCGGAACGAATCGCTGCCCCGCGTTTCCTTTCCTGTCGTTCTCGGGACACAGAGAAACGAGATAAAGATTTCGAGCCGACGATCGATCTAACGGTCGGCGGATCCGATTACGAGAAAACTCACCGTTCACGGTTGGGACCAAGTCTCGACGATCGttacaaagtaaaattagaCAAAGGAAGGAGAAAAAGATTCCTTTACGAGAAAGAAaagctaataataatattaataataataatagcgatGATGacgattatgatgatgatgatgatgatgattatgatgatgattctgatgatgattatgatgatgattatgatgatgattatgatgatgatgatgatgatgatgatgatgattatgatgatgattatgatgatgatgatgatgatgatgatggtgatgatggtgatggtgatggtgatggtgatgatggtgatggtgatggtgatggtgatggtgatggtgatgatgaacaaaagagaaaaaaaacggAAAACAAGAGAAAGAGGCAGTCCTTTCCGCCAGCTTCTTAATCGTGTCTCGTCGTTTCTAATGAGTACGTAcgttaataaacgaataaaggaaaaaaagtaataaaaagtaataaaaagtaaaagtcGCATAAGCTAACACCGCTCGCAATCGAGATATGTTGTCAAGCTTCGCTCGCGAGTCTCCGCGTCGTTTATTTTCGTCGCTTCCGGTTCGAAcacttctatatatatatacacatatacatttattattatattcaatgaaattccaTTAAACCGCGCGATCGAATCAGTCGTTTTATTTTCGTGAAAAGGATGGCGTCGGAAAATAGGAGCGCACGCAGACTCGCGAGAGGTtaagtaattaaagaaaaaaaaagaaaaaaagaagaaaaaaattgttaatcgtCGTCCTGCATCGTTTTCTCCCTCGGTACAACTGGATTTCTGGGACATCGATCgacgtgttttcttttttctttcttctgttttctattttttctatttttcctttatttttctctcgtttttcttttcccctCGCAAATCACAATCcagtgtgcgtgtgcgtgtgtgtgtgtgtgtgcgtgtgcgtgtgtgtgtgtgtgtgtgcgtgtgcgtatGCGTGTGTGTTCGTTCGTTTGTCGCGCGACACGAGCCGAACCGTCGCATATTTTGTTCGGCTTTCGGAATGGTGCGCGTGTTGCGCGAGCAACGGGAATTAACCCTTCTCCGGGATCTGGAATCGAAGAGAAAAAGTGGACGTATCgcagagaaataaatgaataaataaataaaagaaagagcAAACAAAAAAAGCAGAGCAACAGAAGCGAAGACGATGGAACAATTGACTTTATTTGTgcgcgtcgtcgtcgccgtcgccgccgtcgtcgtcagACTAACGGAGGGACGTGAAACGATCACGCGAGAGACGATCGGTGAAGGATACAAGGTTCGACGAACTGTCTTGTCTAATGTGTTTGAGCCTTTCTTTCCAAAAATAGGTTTAAGAGtgacaaaaagaaaaatggaggaaaaacaagaaaagaagaaaaaaagtatCGAAAAAAAACAGAGCTAGAGTTACGCAGATTGTTTTTTGCAGAACGTATTTGAGCGCAACACTTGGCAAAcactaatatattattaagctAGTTATTTATAGACGACAAGTTTCACCCGAACGTTTTGGGGGGTATTCGAGTTCAATTCCATTGTCCATTGGGCTACGTCTGTACCACTGTGCGTGACGCGCCGCCGACGGGGAAGCGAGAATTGTGCGTTTTGATTCTCACAGTTTGCATCGACGACACATATATCGAGAAAAAAAGTAATAACgataaacaagaaaaatgaagaaaaagcaaatgaacaaaaaaaacgCAAACCAGCAAGAGGAACGATACACGACGCATACCGAGagtatattatacatatgtacatacaaaCGGGGCAGAGAAGAGGaatatgtgtgtgtgtacgtatgtacatatgtatatagacgacgaagaaaaaagaaaaaaaagaaaaaacagtaTAGAGAGAGTTGTACTGTGCCAGAATATGTAATATCCTGTGTTGCGATTGGAAATTGTTGTAATTCAGAAGTATTTTGAGAGAATATCCTTTCTAGCGACGAGTCGGAACTTAACCGATTAAAATTAAgcaagtaatatatttattgaagttAAAAGTGTGGTAAATTTTAGAAACGTTGAAATTATGTTTCATATAACGAGTTAATTGATTTGATTCACATGTGCAATCATATAATGTGAAACGATATATTGTGAACACTAAAAATAGGTAATGGacaaattatattatgaatttgaatttacaaaagTTTAATTGAACGTtataaataaagagaaatacACAATTACGCAGACTCGGTCTGGGGACGATTGTTGCTGTTCGCAGATATCCGTGTAGAGACGCGTTGACGTTGACACCCTTGAAACTAGAACTCTCTAGCGGTAGACTCGTTCCGGTAGTGGTGTACGTTCCATTTCGATTTCCCGCTATTTATCCTCTTATTTACAATCATTCGATTTCATTGCGGAAACGACCTTCTACAATTCCATATACTTAACACGTACGAATCGACGAAGATCGAGGAACAGGTTTACAGTCATTGTCGCATCGTACGATAATACATTAATAGGTAACGCTATAATGAACACGTCGCGGAGGTACGTTTAAACAGTTCCATGCACCGTACAGCAGTAGAAGTATCCTTAAAGATGCGAGAGCCATCATTGCACCGCGGATTGTTCTTTCTGCAGCATACCATACCTACGCTGAAGTTCTTCCTCCATTGCTTCCAACTGTTCCCTGTTCTGTTCTTGCGTCATCTGTTCCATTAGCTCGTGATTGTACGTGGAGTGCAGCATCAGCGCCAGAACCCCGGCACGCGTAGCCATGTTCGCTCGGATCTGTCTTTCCTGTTCCACCAACTCGTCTATCTTCAACCACTGTCTCACTCTTTCCATGTCGATCTCTGCTCTGCGCAGTTTCTCCCAGACATAATGTTTCACGCAACTCTTCTTCGGGGCACGACAGAATTCTCCGGTGGTGTCGAACACATTGGTGACCAGGGGACACCCGCAAACCTCTGTCTCGCTGATCTTCGGATCCTTGCAATGCTCCGGGCACAGTACCCGCAACCTTTTGCAGTAGGTTCGATTCGCGGGATTGTAGAAATCGCAAAACATCACTTGTCCCTCGATGCGCGTCTTGAAGATGGAACCGAACGACGCTTGAGACTCGTACTGTGAAAGCGAAAAGAAAGTTAGAACCATTGGTGTACAGTGTCGGGACAAACGAAACGCGTCCGGCGTGTCCACGTTGCTTTACCTTGTTGAAACATTTCTCCATGTGTTTGATGGCGGTCCTGGAATGGATCTCGTGCCCGCAAGTGATACAGTACATGCTCATCTCGgtgtcgtcgttgtcgtccACTTCCGCTTGTGGGTCTATAGTCGCGTGTTTAGCCCGCTCCACGATCTTGTCCAACTCGGTGTGTCTTTTGTCCAGTTCCTGGAGTATCCGTCTGACGTCGTATTGCTGCCTCCTGACAGACTCCAGCGCTCTTCGGTTGTTCTGTTCCGCGATGCACGGTGTCAACGACCATTCCTGTATCCGTTGCGGCAGCACTTGGTAGATCCTGTTAGTTGCCAGTTTTAATCCACACTCGTCGGAGCAGTACTTGCTACCGGTACGCGACTGTTTTGTGCAGGCTGGACCGTAACAGTGTCTTGGCACTTCGAGGTATTCGTTCCTTTCGTTGCTCGAATCCCTCTTGCGTTTCTTGATGAATTTCGaacttttattgaaacttttcgACGGTTTCAACGGATCGCCCAACACTCTGCAAGTTCTTTGTATGCATCTAAGCTTTAACCGTACCGAGGGCCCGAATTTCTTCAAATGTCTGAGAAGCGAGAGACGATTGATTTATGGAAATACGATTAATCACGATATTATTTAATGTTCGACTTTCGATAATTGATCAAAACTACCTGCACGCGTCGCATTTCCCACAGTTTTCGGTTCTTATACAGCCTGTGCATTGTCCGCAACGTTTCGACGATTTTTTTACTAAAGTTGGGTCCCAGGGTGCATCATACTCGTACCTGTGAGCTCGTTCTTTCTCTTTGTGCTTCTTATATTTGCGATCTTCTTGCTCTGTCTTGCGTGGTTTGTAACGAGTCACCAGGGTAGGATCTTCTTCTCTGCAGCGCTACAAACATACCTAGTCAATACTTTTCCTCCGATAACTAGTTCTGTTATTATTCGAGAACTTACAATACAAAAGAATTGCTTTATGTGCTTGGCATCCTTCTCCGTAATATTTATACAGTCGCCATGGTACCATTCTTCGCAGGCATCGCAACctctaaaatttcaatgaaacttttattaaatatttagaaaggAGAACAGTCTAATCGAAGAGCATTACGTACATCATGAAACGGGAACTATCGGAACTCCTACAGATACAGTAAGCTTGACCATCTTGTTTCAATAAAGTAGCAATTTTGCTCTTTCTCTCCGGTAACATAAACTGTTTGGCTATTTCCTCCTTCTGcaatcatttaatttctttttcaaatcatctgctttaattattgtaatattacttaAACTCGACGACACGTATCACCGCGTTACAAATATCATTGTAATCTTCACTGCcgaagaattttcaaaaatgctAAGTATCTTGTTACatacagaaaatttgtattacaTGACAGACTAACGTTCAGCATTGATAATCGAGTACTCACCGATAAGTTTTGTTGCCTTTTATCAGCCATATTTCCGTATTGTTGAGCTCCTAAATTGTCCAAAAATCTATCTCGCGTACAGCTTTGTTACTTCCTAAAAACTACAATTTCAATGATCCCAAGAAGAAGCAACGAACCGATCCAGAGCCATGTTATTGTACACACTGCTGTCATACTGCAGGGGACACTtatcatcgttgaaaaagttcgGTAATGTTATTTAACGCGATGACATGGGATATAATTATCTTCCTCGCTATTGTGTATTTTTCCCTTCATTTTTagcttacaaaattattttacaaccaAAATTCGGCGTTTTTCCGACAACTGATTTCCATTGCGCACGCGTGCACACTTTCCCCTTCTACTTGCCGTGAAAAAGCGATGGGTGTCACAGTCGATAAAGAAGTAGCAGCATAACCTCTTCGAAATTCCCCAATTTCTGAACGAGAACGATTTccttcaaaatattaaatatctcgtggggctttttatatatttaaatattcgacgGGCTTTccgggaaaagaaaaaaacgacGAATGGTAGCAATCAGGGGAAATACAAAATGGCTTCTATTGAGTTTCGCGAGGTTATGTGCATTCTACGATTGTTTAATTCTTTCGTTTATTCGACTAATGACAAGTAGACTAATTACGCGTGACTCCTTGATTTCGCtgtttataattaatcaatgaaacagaaatttctGTATAAACGTAAATTTCAAATACGCCTTTTACTATTTGATGATATATTTCTCCGATAGGGAGTCGCTGGCATCGTTTTCCCGAGACGTGTTGTGGATAGGTTTGAAATCTATAATCTTATGTCATTCGAGAATGGTTTTTGAGTGAGTTGATTTGGTCTCGAGATTGTTTTTAAGTCAGGAATTACAGGTCGAAATCGAAGTCGGTTTCATTGTTATTCACATCGTAATTGACCGTGAAACGTAGTCGAACAGTATGGTCGTCCCAAAAGATTATACATTCCCGTCAGATGAGGAATTGACTGTCGAGGAAATAAATATTAGCTATCCAGCTCTGCACGCTGCATCCTTTTACGTTGGCAAGAAATGTGAACTCGATAATAATGTAAGCAATCTCGTTTTTATCGTTAATGTTCCACGACCTCCGTCAACTCCAGTGTGCATTTGCGTGATCCTGTACTTAAATTTCATTCAGTTCCGAAAGGTTACATAACATTCTCGGCTATCAAATATTGCTATTGAATCAATTAGCAAAATTCTTTTCTATAACCGTATCGTTGATTGGTTGATCTTTAACGTACTCCGTAATTCCAATGAATTTCTCGATAAACGCTGATTTGCTGTTAAACAGCTTTCTCGGTTAACCTCATTCTGGAATTGACGTTCGTGTGTTTTCTTCTTATTACTACTGTTGATTAAGCTTTATAACTATATACCCAATTATTTGTCGTGTCTTATTGAACTTTCCTTGTAGATAGTTTGTTGGTAGCATGTTTATGGGGTAAGGTTTGTAATTAATAGTTGTATCATTCGTAGTGGTATTTATGTTTTATTCTTCGTGGGATTACATTCTTTACGTTGACCGAACTCTCTGACTTAGGAATTTACGCTATGTAAACAAGAAACAAAGGACCCAAGGAAATGCCTTAAGGAAGGAAGAAATGTGACCGCTTGTGCAATGGGGGTGTTTAAAGGCCTCAAGGAACATTGTATGCAGGAATTTAATCAGTATAAGTATTGTCTCGAACAATCTTCTAGCAGGCTGGAACTTCATCAGTACGTTCtttgtattcttaaaaattattttcgaaaaacaAAAATCATTTGACCCTAACCGTTGGAATACTTTTAGCTGTCGAAAAACACAAGGGGTGTTAGATGAATGCGTtctaaagaatttgaaaatagaaCGACCATATTTCGGATATTTCTGCGAAGCCAAAGTTCACGACACCAAGAGACCAAAGCCAGAACCATATAGACCGACATATACAGATGGTGTTGCTGAACCAAATTTACCCGACCATCTTGACGAGCCAAAGTTCGGTTTCAGAAACGCATGGGCCTAATGTGTTATCTGTTAGTACTGTTGGGAATTTGTTTTTGTAGTCAATATTCTACATATTGCGAAACTTAAAGGAACTAAAATAATcagaatatttgtatttgtttcgtATACGATTAGGAACGAATacaaatacatataatttatgCACTGAAAGATACTGTAGATTGCTAAAAAAACGaaaagtaataaacataaatcttGATCTGTAACAAGTTTTGCTTTACTAAGTTGAAAGGCTAAAGATTATAATTTCTAGAAAGAATGTTATTCACGAGTCGGACAGTTGTCCATgagtaaatattcaatttcgagATTCTATGTGAATTATGCTATCGCATTTCTATAAACCTTTATAGAAGAAATATATGTGtttgttaagaatatttaactctgggaattttcaattgattgaAAATGAATCGTGTCATTAATATTAGCACTTTTGTTTGCTTTTTATTAATAGAACATTCCTTGACCGTTGCATGGCAAAGAAAGTAAAAGGTGGCACTGTTCTGCAACCCTTTCTCCCTTCTCGATTCGAAACAACAATTCGGTACAGTACCCATTTCTAAATCCAGCAAATTCGCACCTTTGATTCTTCGGTAATTACCCGTGAGCAACGCGCACAAAATGCAGAGTTAATCAAAAACAACATTTCTGGACTAAAGCCCGCCTTCCTTCTTcgtatcttcttcttcttcttcttcttcttttcgtcAATTCCAACAAACGCGAATGAAATTAAGCTGAAGAATGAAATTAGTCCAAAAAATTGCGTTTGCTTTCGAACTGTGCACGTGTGatatacaatataaacattatGTACATAATGGTAGAATCTAAATTATTTATGCAACTGCCTTGCGACCTTATCACCGTTTCTTTCAAAGTAATCTCGACGACGTTCGAACAGTCTTTAACGTGTTTTTGGAAGAGACACATTAACCGGAATGGAAGAAAATTAAATCGGTAACTAGCACTGTGATTGCTTGTTCAGTTGCACAAATAATCAACATTCTTATTATCAGTCCATTTGCATTTTGATAGACAGTGCTATGCGAGTCAAATGATCCAGGATGCTCCTCCAACGTATTGCAATcacttttttcccttttttgttttgtttcatcAAGCGTTTTTTCTTGAACTCTCTTGCTAACCCGGACTAACTGCACCTCTGCATAGCACTGTATGTACAAACAGTGGAGGCACTATGCAAATCTCTCGAATTACTTAACAGTACGTGTTTCAGTTTTCGCTCACAAATTTTCTACAAGGAAAATCATAAGCAGACGAACGTCCGTGGGAGAGTGTTCattcgatgaaaatattcaCTCGGTATCAACGAACGTGTCATGGAAGCAATTAACTTGTACAATGTAACGAACTCCTGATGCGTCGAATCCTCTGTTAGCTCCAAGTAATGTCGTAACCGTTCCAGTTCGGACTGGGCGCTAAGTGTACTCTTCTTCCCTTATAGAAAAACGTGACTACTCCACGATACCCGGTTCTGGGCACGCCACTCTGCCAACGGGAAAGAAACCAAGTCCGTCAGTCCGTTCAGGTTAACATGTTTACATCGgtgatatatatatgtatattgtattaacAATTACCCGAAAGTCGTCCATCAATCCAAACTGCTTGGCAGTGTTCTTATACGCTTGGCGGCTGTAATACGGTATCCTCACTGCACCCGGTGCCACCACTTTCCCATTCTTTAATTCCGAGAAACTGACCACCGTGGATTGATACACTTCGTCAACGAAATTTATATCGTAATTATCCTGTAACATTCGTTCCGTCAAGATCAAGTTGCGACACGTTGAAATAGTTTCAGTGGAATTGCAAATAATGGTATATCACGTTGTTGTTACCTTTAATAAGTATGTCAAGTTCATTTTGGTAAAGTGCACGTATTCT
The window above is part of the Nomia melanderi isolate GNS246 chromosome 2, iyNomMela1, whole genome shotgun sequence genome. Proteins encoded here:
- the LOC116433045 gene encoding CXXC-type zinc finger protein 1 — encoded protein: MADKRQQNLSKEEIAKQFMLPERKSKIATLLKQDGQAYCICRSSDSSRFMIGCDACEEWYHGDCINITEKDAKHIKQFFCIRCREEDPTLVTRYKPRKTEQEDRKYKKHKEKERAHRYEYDAPWDPTLVKKSSKRCGQCTGCIRTENCGKCDACRHLKKFGPSVRLKLRCIQRTCRVLGDPLKPSKSFNKSSKFIKKRKRDSSNERNEYLEVPRHCYGPACTKQSRTGSKYCSDECGLKLATNRIYQVLPQRIQEWSLTPCIAEQNNRRALESVRRQQYDVRRILQELDKRHTELDKIVERAKHATIDPQAEVDDNDDTEMSMYCITCGHEIHSRTAIKHMEKCFNKYESQASFGSIFKTRIEGQVMFCDFYNPANRTYCKRLRVLCPEHCKDPKISETEVCGCPLVTNVFDTTGEFCRAPKKSCVKHYVWEKLRRAEIDMERVRQWLKIDELVEQERQIRANMATRAGVLALMLHSTYNHELMEQMTQEQNREQLEAMEEELQRRYGMLQKEQSAVQ
- the ND-19 gene encoding NADH dehydrogenase [ubiquinone] 1 alpha subcomplex subunit 8; translated protein: MVVPKDYTFPSDEELTVEEINISYPALHAASFYVGKKCELDNNEFTLCKQETKDPRKCLKEGRNVTACAMGVFKGLKEHCMQEFNQYKYCLEQSSSRLELHHCRKTQGVLDECVLKNLKIERPYFGYFCEAKVHDTKRPKPEPYRPTYTDGVAEPNLPDHLDEPKFGFRNAWA